From a single Intestinibaculum porci genomic region:
- the secE gene encoding preprotein translocase subunit SecE, producing MSDNMSKEEKAALKAKLKQERKELRAAKKIERKKRLEDQIDTDPLKFKDWATLSGVREEIKKIHWPTRKELAVDSGVVLAFTIILGAFFYASDAVIALILKALGMN from the coding sequence ATGAGCGACAATATGTCCAAAGAAGAAAAAGCGGCTCTTAAGGCAAAACTCAAGCAGGAACGTAAGGAATTACGTGCTGCTAAGAAAATTGAACGCAAGAAGAGACTGGAAGATCAGATTGATACTGATCCATTAAAGTTTAAAGATTGGGCCACACTCAGCGGTGTGCGTGAAGAAATCAAAAAGATTCATTGGCCAACGAGAAAAGAACTCGCTGTTGACAGCGGCGTTGTTTTAGCCTTTACAATTATTTTAGGGGCATTTTTCTATGCCAGCGATGCAGTCATTGCATTAATTTTAAAAGCATTGGGGATGAATTAA